From the genome of Prevotella herbatica, one region includes:
- a CDS encoding SusC/RagA family TonB-linked outer membrane protein — protein sequence MSNLKLKLCLFIALFISMPIALVAQTVKISGVVSDDQDVIIGATVRVKGQQGGTITDIDGKYTLSLPSNAKQIVVSYVGYETRTISVNGRSKIDVKLTSSNQMLDEVVSIGYQKVRKADLTGATSSVGADDLASRPVATAAEALAGKAAGVSVVSQSGAPGADINITVRGGTSITQSTKPLYIVDGFEMENALQQVDINDIETIDIMKDASSTAIYGARGANGVIIITTKNAKAGKTQVNYNVYYSWNSLGKKLDVLNTLDYVKYEYELQVLAGNQTNFAGFYGGDVNASDFYTGAYNRINTDYANRAGVDWQNAVFGGTGFSMNHNLSISGGNDKTKYLLSYNYTGEDGILSKHGLDKNSIRLKLNHELWKGIRFDFSTSFQNTEVEGGGSMAGSLKNVILQPATGGVRFTDDQMLGEDLSEEMMAIDSQYDIDNPLINNSSIDNKSYRRLLTTNAGIEFDFLKHFTWRTAGSYTWAQTRSDVWDKGLTRLAKNNGGPYGSRNNSESSTYQITNTLNWVHNFGLNHLNILLGHEVYHLDNLKLDNEYHNFPEANFGLNNVTMAKPYKWESDISNRALVSFFGRASYNWNERYLVTTALRTDGSSKFSKGHKWGWFPSASAAWRITEEPWIKNTSDWLSNLKLRVGFGTTGNDNIDNNMYATDYGAGYYTNGTEVISTLVPGGIVGNPEIEWEKTTTINIGLDFGFFHSRLNGSIDYYNNKSTNLLIKNKIPTSTGYSYQYQNLASVRNQGVEVTINSTNIRTKEFAWTTDFNIAFNKNKVLKLYGGDNANNYMIQDYDSRMLFYIAEGQPLGQFYGYKADGVYTTDDFTQNADGTYTIKNGVPSLKGATKSNIKPGDIKYACTANQTDKDGNPVWSTDDRTVIGNANPDFVGGMNNTVRYKGFDLSVFLNFSVGGDVFNMNTQRYIGPYLPNQNTLACMANRFTLIDPITGKETKNLSRLAELNPDQYSKSQMWSVHADNKIAISDPLDYYIEDGSYLRFSTITLGYTFPKAWMQKIKVQNMRIYTTLNNIATITGYDGFDPEVSATSSALTPGIDNSAYPRSKSFVIGMNLTF from the coding sequence ATGAGTAATTTGAAACTAAAGTTATGCTTATTTATAGCCTTGTTTATAAGCATGCCAATTGCGCTGGTTGCGCAGACCGTGAAAATTTCAGGTGTGGTTTCTGATGATCAAGATGTGATTATTGGTGCTACGGTGAGGGTGAAAGGTCAACAAGGAGGAACTATAACTGATATTGATGGAAAATATACATTATCTTTGCCATCTAATGCAAAACAAATCGTTGTTTCATACGTAGGTTATGAAACACGTACAATATCTGTTAATGGACGTTCTAAAATCGATGTGAAACTAACAAGTTCCAATCAGATGTTGGATGAAGTAGTCTCTATCGGTTATCAAAAAGTACGAAAGGCCGATCTTACAGGTGCAACATCAAGTGTGGGTGCTGATGATTTGGCTTCACGTCCAGTAGCAACAGCAGCTGAAGCCTTGGCTGGTAAGGCTGCTGGTGTAAGCGTTGTCTCCCAAAGTGGTGCTCCTGGAGCTGACATCAATATAACAGTCCGTGGCGGAACCTCTATCACACAAAGTACAAAACCTCTATATATTGTAGACGGATTTGAGATGGAAAACGCCCTTCAGCAAGTGGATATAAATGATATAGAGACTATCGATATCATGAAAGATGCTTCGTCTACCGCTATATATGGTGCACGTGGTGCAAATGGAGTTATTATCATTACAACAAAGAATGCCAAAGCCGGTAAAACACAGGTGAACTATAATGTCTATTATAGTTGGAATTCGCTGGGTAAGAAACTTGATGTGCTAAATACATTAGATTATGTCAAATACGAATACGAATTGCAAGTTCTAGCGGGAAACCAGACTAACTTTGCTGGTTTCTATGGTGGAGATGTTAATGCTTCCGACTTTTATACGGGAGCTTACAATCGTATAAATACAGATTATGCCAATCGTGCAGGCGTAGACTGGCAGAATGCGGTATTTGGTGGCACAGGATTCTCTATGAATCATAATCTCAGTATCAGTGGAGGTAATGATAAAACCAAATATCTACTGTCCTACAACTATACAGGTGAGGATGGTATATTATCTAAACATGGCTTAGATAAGAATTCAATCCGACTAAAATTAAACCATGAACTATGGAAAGGTATTCGCTTTGACTTCAGTACTAGTTTCCAAAACACCGAAGTAGAAGGTGGTGGGTCAATGGCCGGTTCGTTGAAGAATGTCATACTACAACCGGCAACCGGCGGTGTACGTTTCACAGATGATCAAATGTTAGGAGAGGATCTCTCTGAGGAAATGATGGCAATAGACTCTCAATATGATATAGATAATCCACTTATTAACAATTCAAGTATAGACAACAAAAGTTATAGACGTCTATTGACAACAAATGCCGGTATAGAATTCGATTTTCTCAAACATTTTACATGGCGTACAGCTGGAAGTTATACGTGGGCTCAGACTCGTTCTGACGTATGGGATAAAGGTCTCACACGTTTAGCTAAGAATAATGGTGGCCCCTATGGTTCACGCAACAATTCAGAGAGTTCTACTTATCAGATAACAAACACTCTAAACTGGGTCCATAATTTTGGTCTAAACCATCTTAATATTCTTCTGGGTCATGAGGTATATCATTTAGATAACTTGAAGCTTGATAACGAATATCACAACTTTCCAGAAGCCAATTTTGGATTAAACAATGTAACGATGGCTAAACCTTATAAATGGGAATCAGACATTAGTAATAGGGCTCTTGTTTCATTCTTCGGTCGTGCATCATATAATTGGAACGAACGTTATCTTGTTACTACTGCACTTCGAACCGATGGTAGTTCTAAGTTCAGTAAAGGTCATAAGTGGGGTTGGTTTCCATCTGCTAGCGCAGCATGGCGTATCACAGAAGAGCCTTGGATAAAGAATACAAGTGACTGGCTTTCAAATCTGAAGTTAAGAGTAGGATTTGGTACAACAGGTAATGATAATATCGATAATAATATGTATGCTACCGACTATGGTGCTGGATATTATACCAATGGAACAGAAGTTATATCAACATTAGTGCCTGGAGGTATTGTAGGTAATCCAGAAATAGAATGGGAGAAAACAACTACTATAAATATCGGACTAGACTTCGGCTTCTTTCATAGTCGTCTAAACGGTAGTATCGATTACTATAACAACAAATCTACAAATTTGTTGATAAAAAATAAAATACCTACATCAACAGGTTACAGTTATCAATATCAGAACTTGGCCTCAGTAAGAAATCAGGGCGTCGAAGTCACTATAAATTCTACGAATATCCGAACAAAGGAATTCGCATGGACAACAGACTTCAATATCGCCTTCAATAAAAATAAAGTGTTGAAACTTTATGGCGGTGATAATGCCAACAACTATATGATTCAAGATTATGACTCTCGTATGTTATTCTATATAGCAGAAGGTCAGCCTTTAGGTCAATTCTATGGATACAAAGCCGATGGTGTCTATACTACAGACGATTTTACACAAAATGCCGATGGAACATATACCATTAAAAATGGAGTTCCTTCCCTAAAAGGAGCAACAAAGTCAAATATCAAACCAGGTGATATAAAATATGCATGCACAGCTAATCAAACTGATAAAGACGGGAATCCTGTATGGAGTACAGATGATCGTACTGTGATAGGCAATGCCAATCCAGACTTTGTTGGAGGTATGAATAACACGGTTCGTTATAAAGGCTTTGATCTATCCGTATTTCTCAACTTTTCTGTAGGTGGTGACGTCTTCAATATGAACACACAGAGATATATTGGGCCTTACCTACCTAATCAAAACACTCTTGCATGTATGGCCAACAGATTCACTCTCATTGACCCTATTACTGGCAAGGAGACAAAAAATCTTTCAAGACTGGCAGAACTCAATCCTGATCAGTATTCAAAGAGTCAGATGTGGAGTGTACATGCAGATAATAAAATAGCCATTTCAGACCCTCTCGACTATTATATAGAAGATGGAAGCTATTTGCGTTTTAGTACCATCACTCTAGGTTATACATTTCCTAAGGCATGGATGCAGAAGATTAAAGTACAAAATATGAGAATATATACCACATTGAATAATATTGCAACCATTACTGGTTATGATGGTTTCGATCCAGAGGTCAGCGCAACGTCTAGTGCCCTTACTCCAGGTATTGATAATTCAGCCTATCCACGCTCTAAGAGTTTTGTTATCGGTATGAACTTAACCTTTTAA
- a CDS encoding RagB/SusD family nutrient uptake outer membrane protein, with protein sequence MKKNILYIGIATVLLLGTASCNDYIDIPSKSKYDSESVFEDATKAEMAVLGCYPQTFNREYFYQLGMGTDECFSTEGETNSKNQIANYVYTSSNAPTGLYNAMYQGIEYANVCIKNLKKMSSSNSSEQKKLNYLLGEALAIRAENYFNLVRYFGDVPFITTPTSDASTFYSSRTSRDTIYDHIIADMQSATQLLSWDSENVVSSESERFTKNSAYGILARISLYAAGYSLRWNLDTYDPTTVKMAQRSNQTRIKELYEIAADACKTVIDRKENSLMPKYETVFRDILEKKFDNETMLQIGQYSSQVNSYNVGYTNGIFCHTNTIYGKTAPQMIVNPVYYFNFENGDTRRDVSICNYGYAGTKDKNGERQLNGLPSNTIGKFRVDWKNDAGINASTREIDFPILRYSDILLMYAEALNELNNGANSQAIDALKQVRARAFGGDVTKIGNIPSGHDAFLKAIQDERKLEFGFEGLRRTDLCRWNILYETLTQTKKDLLDLANGEGRFSDYKLHYAAYKAEKPSGFNEPIVAMRYTPIAQSDSIIYAKQGYKVQNMFIGTDGFTNALHKIDKREAWMTTSLFRGLVKNQVEILPLNTTSIIDINKGLEGQQHPLY encoded by the coding sequence ATGAAAAAGAATATTTTATATATAGGAATTGCGACGGTTTTGTTGCTAGGTACTGCTTCGTGTAATGATTACATCGATATACCTTCAAAATCAAAATATGATTCAGAATCAGTATTTGAAGACGCAACTAAAGCAGAAATGGCTGTATTAGGTTGTTATCCTCAAACATTCAATCGAGAATATTTCTATCAACTTGGCATGGGTACCGACGAGTGCTTCTCAACAGAAGGAGAAACTAACTCAAAGAACCAGATAGCTAATTATGTTTATACATCTTCCAATGCACCTACAGGTCTGTATAATGCTATGTATCAGGGCATTGAATATGCAAATGTATGTATAAAAAATCTAAAGAAAATGAGTTCTTCAAACTCTTCAGAACAGAAGAAGTTGAACTATCTATTAGGCGAAGCTTTGGCTATAAGGGCGGAAAATTATTTTAATCTTGTTCGTTACTTCGGTGATGTGCCATTTATAACGACACCAACTTCAGACGCATCTACGTTCTATTCTTCACGTACAAGCCGTGATACAATTTACGACCACATCATAGCAGATATGCAGAGTGCAACCCAATTATTGTCTTGGGATAGTGAGAACGTCGTAAGTAGTGAATCGGAAAGATTTACAAAGAATTCGGCATATGGTATCCTTGCCCGTATATCCCTTTACGCTGCAGGCTATTCTTTAAGATGGAATCTTGATACATATGATCCTACAACAGTGAAGATGGCTCAGCGCTCTAATCAGACACGTATCAAAGAACTTTATGAGATCGCAGCTGATGCTTGTAAGACAGTAATAGATAGAAAGGAAAATTCTTTGATGCCCAAATATGAGACTGTATTCCGCGATATACTTGAAAAGAAGTTCGATAATGAGACAATGTTGCAGATCGGACAGTATAGTTCTCAAGTTAATAGCTATAATGTAGGTTATACAAATGGCATTTTTTGTCATACAAATACTATTTATGGAAAAACAGCACCTCAAATGATTGTTAATCCTGTGTATTACTTTAATTTTGAAAATGGAGATACACGTCGTGATGTGTCTATATGTAACTATGGTTATGCTGGTACAAAAGACAAAAATGGAGAACGACAACTTAACGGTCTGCCAAGCAACACGATTGGAAAATTCCGCGTAGATTGGAAGAACGATGCTGGTATAAATGCCAGCACGCGTGAGATCGACTTTCCTATTCTTCGATATTCTGACATATTGCTTATGTATGCAGAAGCTTTGAATGAGCTGAACAATGGTGCCAACAGCCAAGCAATAGATGCGCTGAAGCAGGTAAGAGCCCGTGCTTTTGGTGGTGATGTTACTAAAATAGGTAATATTCCTTCTGGACATGACGCATTCCTCAAGGCAATACAGGACGAACGTAAATTGGAATTTGGATTTGAAGGCTTACGTCGTACAGACCTTTGCCGTTGGAATATTTTATATGAGACACTGACTCAAACAAAAAAAGATTTGCTTGATTTGGCAAATGGTGAAGGCCGTTTCTCTGATTATAAGTTACACTATGCAGCTTATAAAGCAGAGAAACCATCTGGATTCAATGAGCCAATTGTTGCTATGAGATATACTCCAATTGCTCAATCTGACTCGATTATATATGCTAAGCAGGGTTATAAAGTTCAGAACATGTTCATCGGTACTGATGGCTTCACCAATGCCCTTCATAAAATTGATAAGAGAGAAGCATGGATGACAACGTCACTTTTCCGTGGTTTGGTTAAAAATCAGGTAGAGATTTTGCCGCTAAATACTACTTCTATTATAGACATTAATAAGGGGTTGGAAGGACAGCAACATCCATTATACTAA
- a CDS encoding pectate lyase family protein: MTKFYLGLIFFALILSAHVCAASKRAKRLIAFPTAEGWGKYSCGGRGGKVIKVTNLNDHGPGSLRYAIDCKGARIVVFDVDGTISLETPLRITNDSITIAGQTAPGDGICLKDCPLSIDASNVIIRYIRVRVGDKYPHDYDSVTGGGYGQHDVIVDHVSASWSIDECFSLYKTSNLTVQWCMISQSLAKSHHTKGAHGFGGIWGGKNATWHHNLLADNTSRNPRFSSVANTKNVDFRNNVVWNYGFKAAYGGGEYGEINFVGNYYKPGPASIRPHLLDVSEDGTSLYFISGNVIEKCDSITADNWKGVGGPNPMSSFVGHPFECEPIKEQMPMNMYDKVLKQVGCSRNRDSYDCSIIKEVRTGKPAFSPNGIINSQTEAGGWPKLKIGKAKKDSDNDGMPDSFEDKYGLDKNNPNDASQIAENGYANIENYIFTIDAQLEKGY, from the coding sequence ATGACAAAATTTTATTTAGGTTTGATTTTTTTTGCATTGATTTTATCTGCTCATGTTTGTGCTGCATCTAAACGTGCAAAGCGTCTTATTGCATTTCCAACAGCAGAAGGCTGGGGCAAATATAGCTGTGGAGGTAGAGGCGGAAAGGTCATTAAAGTTACTAATTTAAATGACCACGGTCCTGGTTCATTACGATATGCCATTGATTGTAAAGGTGCTCGGATCGTTGTCTTTGACGTGGACGGCACAATTTCATTAGAGACCCCCCTGCGCATTACAAATGACTCTATTACGATAGCAGGACAGACAGCACCTGGTGATGGTATTTGTCTGAAAGACTGCCCGTTGAGTATAGATGCATCAAATGTTATCATAAGATATATTCGCGTCCGTGTAGGAGATAAATATCCCCATGACTATGATTCGGTTACAGGTGGAGGATATGGACAACATGATGTTATCGTCGACCATGTAAGTGCAAGTTGGAGCATTGATGAATGTTTTTCATTATATAAGACCTCTAACTTAACTGTTCAGTGGTGTATGATAAGCCAGAGCTTGGCTAAAAGTCATCACACCAAAGGCGCACATGGATTTGGAGGAATTTGGGGCGGTAAAAATGCCACATGGCATCATAATCTCTTAGCAGATAATACAAGTAGGAACCCTCGTTTTTCTTCAGTCGCTAATACAAAAAATGTAGATTTTCGTAATAACGTAGTTTGGAACTATGGTTTTAAAGCAGCTTATGGTGGCGGAGAATATGGAGAAATAAACTTCGTTGGAAACTATTACAAGCCAGGACCTGCAAGTATTAGACCTCATTTGCTTGATGTCTCAGAAGATGGGACAAGCTTATATTTTATATCTGGGAATGTCATCGAAAAATGTGATTCTATCACTGCTGATAATTGGAAAGGAGTTGGAGGACCGAATCCTATGAGTAGTTTTGTTGGTCACCCTTTTGAATGTGAACCTATAAAAGAACAAATGCCTATGAATATGTATGATAAGGTTCTTAAACAAGTCGGTTGTAGTCGGAATCGTGATTCTTACGATTGTTCTATAATAAAAGAAGTAAGAACAGGTAAACCGGCATTTAGTCCTAATGGAATTATTAATAGCCAGACTGAAGCAGGAGGATGGCCTAAACTTAAAATAGGCAAAGCTAAAAAAGATTCAGATAATGATGGAATGCCTGACTCTTTCGAAGACAAATATGGCCTAGATAAGAATAATCCCAATGATGCATCTCAAATTGCAGAAAACGGATATGCTAATATAGAGAATTATATATTTACTATAGATGCTCAACTTGAAAAAGGATACTAA
- a CDS encoding hybrid sensor histidine kinase/response regulator transcription factor — MNRIKLIIFCVSTICLLGCANNSRQTSSHIDESFDSTAVDTVSLPIQVKAKHLTIQDGLPSITINSLCQDKKGFIWFGTRYGLARYDGNKIKVYRHNNSPMSIDDSRIKKTIEDASNNKMWLYTVSETFECLDLKTGTQSDYMSGEKKPHFTNSKFVNAGEIWMYGKKNGAMRVCLLNGKFYIERFGKDNIGSDDIEMFDTVSKNKILICTPVRLYIYGNRKLICANKGNKFVKTRNIAGRQMLVTDKGKLYELKGNKTQMCLKIAFDKGDHFVDDVVWNGKWMIFTNLGCYFVDIKKSKVERCSGEWDIANGKIVKDNRGRKWIYNKTGELRLITEKGLISLNLLPSGETNYIDYERYHIVEDNHGLIWISTYGNGLFVFSHDLKHQQHFIADEKIHSPITSNHLLDMIADRNDGIWISTEFGGVAHIQVLEKNTERVFPDNNRRMDFSNTVRMISKSKNGNILVATRAGWLYRYSSDMKQMKGKSHYDSNVYAIKEARDGQTWIGTRGKGIYGVDGLDFGNHNVFCMAEDNKNRMWVGTYGDGLSAVMKRGQKYLIKKMFLDSVGTNEVRCIIKDRNGWIWVGTTGGLLVFNPDKFIFDKNAYIQYLPGKEIHDIFVDRKNRVWLAIPEDGICVTTSKNGYNRLKFKYYNRLDGLVNNMTQCVVEDRKGDYWISTQQGVSCLNLRKKTFENYSLDPSPMGNMYNENAAICLDDGRILLGGYYGLTIIQPGKLRHAKDNVNVVFTSEPYSDIMTLDYSDNSPVIDFSTLDYSDVKNVKYTYWLEGYDKTWSGASPISWAAYKNLPSGKYILHAKACNADGVWGRESVLTIRVNPPMYLSFWAILLYIVIAVVVMYIIVRNVREKNELRSKVKFEQELTKYKLLFFTNIAHEFRTPLTLIEGSLEKETKIVKANNWHGELDKSIRTMNKSVKRMLRLIDQLLEFRKMQAGKLALALQQSDVVYFVKSLFLTFEDAADSKKIDYKFTSSENTYMMFFDKQHLDKIVFNLLSNAFKYTPSNGAISLEMSFDDGMMTIKIIDTGVGVPDDRRNELFSRFMQSSYTGESFGIGLHLTKELVAVHHGTIDYEKNPCGGSIFVVKIPTDVDVYEEHDFLVQGNPILRDEEDTTLQFNELVNVSETATKRSKPLNRKKILFVEDDNDIREFLGNELSNYFEVETEADGKSCIDKAKEYDVDLIISDVMMPGMNGFELTKRLKNNFETSHIPIILLTALSNDESQLEGMESGADAYITKPFSPQLLVARIFQLLNGREILKQKYSKSLEEVRPSLCSSEQDQLFVRRLDAIIMSRMSDQTLSVEKIAEMLHLGRTIFYNKVRGVTGYTPNEYIRVKRMKYAAELLKKGEKNVSEVAYEVGFDTPYYFSKCFKDQFGMPPSQYKGG; from the coding sequence ATGAATAGGATTAAATTAATTATATTTTGTGTTTCTACAATATGCCTTCTTGGTTGTGCTAACAACTCTAGACAGACCAGTAGTCATATTGATGAGTCTTTTGATTCTACAGCTGTTGATACTGTGTCTTTACCTATACAGGTAAAAGCGAAACATCTTACAATTCAAGACGGATTACCCTCTATTACAATAAACTCTTTGTGTCAGGATAAAAAAGGATTTATTTGGTTTGGTACACGTTATGGACTTGCTCGTTATGACGGTAATAAAATAAAAGTGTATCGTCATAATAATAGTCCAATGTCTATTGATGACAGTAGAATTAAAAAGACAATAGAAGATGCCTCAAATAATAAAATGTGGCTTTACACTGTTTCAGAAACATTTGAATGCCTTGATTTAAAAACAGGTACCCAATCAGATTATATGTCTGGCGAGAAAAAACCTCATTTTACTAATTCCAAATTTGTAAATGCGGGTGAAATATGGATGTATGGAAAGAAAAATGGAGCAATGAGAGTCTGCCTTTTGAATGGCAAATTCTATATTGAGAGATTTGGGAAGGATAATATTGGAAGTGATGATATAGAAATGTTTGATACGGTCAGTAAAAATAAAATACTGATATGTACTCCTGTTAGACTTTATATATACGGAAATAGGAAACTGATCTGTGCTAATAAGGGTAATAAATTTGTTAAGACAAGAAACATTGCCGGTAGACAGATGCTTGTAACGGATAAAGGCAAACTATACGAACTTAAAGGAAATAAGACACAAATGTGTCTGAAAATAGCTTTTGATAAAGGAGATCATTTTGTGGATGATGTGGTATGGAATGGGAAATGGATGATATTTACTAACCTAGGTTGCTACTTTGTAGATATAAAGAAAAGTAAGGTTGAACGTTGCTCCGGCGAATGGGATATTGCCAATGGTAAAATAGTGAAAGACAATAGAGGTAGAAAATGGATTTATAATAAAACAGGTGAGCTGAGGCTGATTACTGAAAAAGGTTTGATAAGTCTTAATCTGTTGCCTTCTGGCGAGACAAATTATATTGATTATGAGAGATACCATATTGTGGAGGATAATCACGGACTTATATGGATTTCAACGTATGGTAACGGACTCTTCGTGTTTAGTCATGACCTTAAACATCAACAGCATTTCATTGCTGATGAAAAAATCCATTCTCCAATAACATCCAATCATTTGTTGGATATGATTGCTGATAGGAATGATGGGATATGGATTAGTACAGAATTTGGCGGAGTGGCACATATTCAGGTCCTAGAAAAAAATACAGAACGTGTATTCCCAGATAATAATAGACGGATGGATTTCTCTAATACCGTGAGAATGATTTCGAAATCAAAAAATGGTAATATATTAGTCGCAACAAGGGCTGGCTGGCTGTATAGATACAGTTCGGATATGAAGCAGATGAAAGGTAAAAGTCATTATGATTCAAACGTGTATGCTATAAAAGAGGCTCGTGACGGACAGACTTGGATTGGTACTCGTGGAAAAGGAATCTATGGTGTAGATGGGTTGGATTTTGGCAACCATAATGTGTTCTGCATGGCAGAAGACAATAAAAACAGAATGTGGGTAGGTACATACGGTGATGGATTAAGTGCAGTGATGAAACGAGGGCAGAAATATCTCATAAAAAAAATGTTTCTTGATAGCGTGGGCACAAATGAGGTTCGTTGTATTATAAAAGATCGTAATGGCTGGATTTGGGTAGGGACAACTGGCGGATTGCTGGTCTTTAATCCTGATAAGTTTATTTTTGACAAGAATGCCTATATCCAGTATCTTCCAGGCAAAGAAATACATGATATATTTGTAGATAGAAAGAATAGAGTATGGCTTGCGATTCCTGAAGACGGAATATGTGTAACAACGAGTAAAAATGGTTATAATAGGCTGAAATTCAAATACTATAACCGTTTAGATGGTCTTGTGAACAACATGACTCAATGTGTTGTTGAGGATAGAAAAGGTGATTATTGGATATCTACCCAACAAGGAGTTTCGTGTTTAAATTTGCGTAAAAAGACTTTTGAGAACTATAGTCTTGACCCTAGTCCAATGGGGAATATGTATAACGAGAATGCTGCCATTTGCTTAGATGACGGACGAATATTGCTGGGAGGATATTATGGTCTGACGATCATACAACCAGGAAAATTACGCCATGCAAAAGACAATGTTAATGTAGTGTTTACATCCGAGCCATATTCGGATATAATGACTTTGGATTATAGTGATAATTCTCCTGTAATAGATTTTTCTACATTGGATTATTCTGATGTGAAAAATGTTAAATATACGTATTGGCTTGAGGGATATGATAAAACATGGAGTGGAGCCTCACCAATATCTTGGGCGGCTTATAAAAATCTACCTTCTGGTAAATATATACTTCACGCTAAAGCTTGTAATGCCGATGGTGTTTGGGGGCGTGAAAGCGTACTAACTATAAGGGTAAATCCGCCTATGTATTTATCTTTCTGGGCGATATTATTATACATTGTTATTGCGGTAGTAGTGATGTATATAATTGTGAGAAATGTGCGTGAAAAGAATGAGTTGCGTAGCAAAGTTAAATTTGAACAGGAGTTGACTAAATATAAATTGTTGTTCTTTACGAATATCGCTCACGAGTTCCGTACGCCTCTTACTCTTATCGAAGGGTCATTGGAAAAGGAAACAAAAATTGTGAAAGCGAATAATTGGCATGGAGAGCTGGATAAGTCAATACGCACAATGAACAAGAGTGTCAAACGTATGCTAAGGTTGATAGATCAGCTACTGGAATTCAGAAAGATGCAGGCTGGGAAATTGGCGTTGGCTCTTCAACAAAGTGATGTTGTTTATTTTGTGAAGAGTTTGTTCTTGACATTTGAAGACGCTGCCGATTCTAAAAAAATAGATTATAAATTCACGTCATCAGAGAATACTTATATGATGTTTTTTGATAAACAGCATCTTGATAAAATAGTGTTTAATCTGCTTTCTAATGCTTTTAAATACACACCGTCTAATGGAGCGATATCATTGGAGATGTCTTTTGATGATGGAATGATGACCATCAAGATAATAGATACAGGAGTGGGGGTACCCGACGACAGACGTAACGAATTGTTTAGTAGGTTTATGCAAAGTAGTTATACTGGTGAAAGTTTTGGTATCGGACTTCATTTGACAAAGGAACTTGTAGCAGTGCATCATGGAACGATAGATTACGAGAAGAATCCTTGTGGAGGATCTATATTCGTGGTTAAGATTCCGACGGATGTTGATGTATACGAGGAACATGATTTTCTAGTACAGGGTAACCCAATTCTGAGAGATGAAGAGGATACGACGTTGCAGTTTAATGAGCTTGTTAATGTATCGGAGACAGCTACAAAAAGATCAAAGCCGTTGAACAGAAAGAAGATTCTTTTTGTTGAGGATGATAATGATATTCGGGAATTTTTGGGAAATGAACTGAGTAACTATTTTGAGGTAGAAACAGAAGCTGATGGGAAAAGTTGTATTGATAAGGCAAAAGAATATGATGTGGATTTGATTATCAGTGATGTTATGATGCCGGGTATGAATGGATTTGAATTGACAAAGCGTTTGAAAAATAATTTTGAGACCAGTCATATTCCTATCATCTTACTTACGGCATTGAGCAATGATGAAAGCCAGTTGGAGGGTATGGAGTCTGGTGCGGATGCTTATATAACTAAGCCATTCAGTCCCCAATTGCTTGTTGCAAGAATATTCCAGTTGTTGAATGGAAGGGAGATTTTGAAACAAAAGTATTCAAAAAGTCTTGAGGAAGTGAGGCCTTCATTATGTTCTTCTGAGCAAGATCAACTATTTGTGCGAAGATTAGATGCCATCATCATGTCAAGAATGAGCGATCAGACTCTTTCTGTGGAGAAAATAGCAGAGATGCTACATCTTGGTAGGACGATCTTTTATAATAAAGTAAGAGGCGTAACGGGTTATACTCCGAATGAATATATAAGGGTGAAACGAATGAAATATGCAGCTGAACTTCTTAAAAAAGGAGAAAAGAATGTGTCAGAGGTAGCTTATGAGGTAGGTTTTGATACTCCGTATTATTTCAGTAAGTGTTTTAAAGACCAGTTTGGCATGCCGCCGTCACAATATAAAGGAGGATAA